One Acutalibacter muris DNA window includes the following coding sequences:
- a CDS encoding ParB/RepB/Spo0J family partition protein produces MLVSINKIKVNPGRREVEAKDINDLAKSISEIGLLNPITVTPDNTLIAGLHRLEAAKVLGWTEIECTVSDLSGLLAELAEIDENFVRVNLSPIEFGDLLLRRKEIYEELHPETKSGVSQAVGMNTAIGNNVTALSATTLKSFVEDTAEKLNLSPRTIREKIQTAKNLTPAAKNLVHDNKFGYKDALKLSRLEPPQQEEAATQLAAGEIRSVDEYKKPYSLGGKRYATFEESVADLKNPNKDATYTADTLLAGMDGFIDDFHHNFSWYSTPMCTVAYPQVNREQLEYIKKRFAGVVTEIEKLLQDIERSMNIEE; encoded by the coding sequence ATGCTTGTATCCATTAACAAAATTAAAGTTAATCCCGGCAGGAGGGAAGTCGAAGCCAAGGACATAAATGACCTTGCAAAGAGCATTTCAGAAATTGGACTGCTCAACCCCATCACCGTCACGCCGGACAATACCCTCATTGCCGGTCTCCATCGGCTGGAAGCCGCAAAGGTGCTGGGGTGGACGGAAATTGAATGTACCGTCAGTGACTTATCCGGCCTATTAGCTGAGTTGGCTGAGATCGACGAGAACTTTGTGCGCGTGAACCTATCGCCCATTGAGTTTGGCGACCTGCTGCTCCGACGCAAAGAGATTTATGAGGAACTGCACCCGGAAACCAAATCCGGGGTGTCGCAGGCAGTTGGAATGAATACGGCTATTGGTAATAACGTGACGGCGCTAAGCGCCACCACGTTAAAATCCTTTGTCGAAGATACTGCTGAAAAACTGAATCTATCGCCGCGAACTATTCGTGAAAAAATCCAGACAGCGAAAAATCTGACTCCTGCGGCGAAGAACTTAGTGCATGATAACAAGTTTGGCTATAAAGACGCTCTCAAGCTCTCCCGCCTGGAGCCGCCCCAGCAGGAAGAAGCCGCCACTCAGCTTGCGGCAGGTGAAATCCGTTCTGTGGACGAGTACAAAAAACCCTACTCCTTGGGCGGCAAACGCTACGCCACTTTCGAGGAATCCGTTGCCGACCTCAAAAATCCCAACAAGGACGCAACGTATACTGCTGATACTCTCCTGGCAGGCATGGACGGTTTCATCGACGACTTTCATCACAATTTCTCCTGGTACAGTACGCCCATGTGTACCGTGGCCTATCCACAGGTGAACCGGGAGCAGCTAGAGTACATCAAGAAACGCTTTGCGGGAGTTGTCACAGAGATTGAGAAGCTCTTGCAAGACATAGAAAGGAGTATGAATATTGAAGAATAA
- a CDS encoding DUF6551 family protein — protein MKNNIEHNGQGILDRFSNPGKIQLIYSKHLHSGLPYQRPVRQAHVNRLIRKWDPKYLTPIEVSYRDGKYNIVNGQHRLAAMRRMNGGEDLVARCLVYTGMTYEQEAAMYYLLDKTSGHLKLANAIKALLESGTDPEIIDIRQRIEREGFTWALDKPTGVAYEIKPVRAVIGAYQKLGGPGFSRMLGLMAGTWHGTQTSLKSDMISGMTLFLKTHENELTDHEFIRRLSETDPAEIAQLTHVDRPAVRYARLIRKKYNEQGAKMLPDRFKK, from the coding sequence TTGAAGAATAATATTGAACATAACGGGCAAGGAATACTGGACAGGTTTTCCAACCCCGGCAAAATCCAGCTCATATATTCAAAACATCTTCATTCCGGCCTGCCCTACCAACGCCCTGTGCGGCAGGCCCATGTAAACCGGCTCATACGAAAGTGGGACCCCAAATATTTGACCCCTATCGAAGTGAGCTACCGCGACGGCAAGTATAACATCGTGAACGGCCAGCACCGTCTGGCGGCTATGCGCCGGATGAACGGCGGCGAAGATTTAGTAGCCAGGTGCTTGGTCTACACCGGCATGACCTACGAACAGGAAGCCGCCATGTACTACCTCCTGGACAAGACCTCCGGGCATTTGAAGCTGGCAAACGCCATCAAAGCCCTGCTGGAATCCGGCACCGACCCGGAGATTATCGATATCAGACAGCGCATTGAGCGGGAGGGCTTCACCTGGGCGCTGGACAAGCCCACCGGCGTGGCCTATGAGATTAAGCCTGTTCGGGCTGTAATCGGCGCCTACCAGAAGTTAGGCGGTCCCGGTTTCAGCCGTATGCTGGGCCTTATGGCTGGGACGTGGCACGGTACACAGACCTCGTTAAAATCTGACATGATATCGGGCATGACGCTGTTTCTCAAGACCCATGAGAATGAGCTGACAGACCATGAGTTTATCCGGCGGTTGTCGGAAACGGACCCGGCAGAGATAGCCCAGCTCACCCATGTGGACCGCCCCGCCGTGCGCTATGCCCGCCTGATACGCAAGAAGTACAACGAACAGGGCGCTAAAATGCTGCCCGACCGTTTCAAAAAATGA
- a CDS encoding DUF6870 family protein: MEQLSYTHEELSAMRNTDIRTIDPASLQDIQEVTVNQALPKEERIQSYLQQIGNPYCYRCGKYAVKVSFSNSERTLEDCLLAYLRSKC; the protein is encoded by the coding sequence ATGGAACAGCTAAGTTATACTCATGAAGAACTTTCAGCTATGAGGAATACTGACATACGCACTATCGACCCTGCCAGCTTGCAGGACATACAGGAGGTCACGGTCAATCAGGCTCTGCCGAAGGAAGAACGAATACAATCCTACCTTCAGCAAATTGGTAACCCATATTGTTACCGCTGTGGCAAATATGCGGTAAAGGTCAGCTTCTCAAACAGCGAAAGGACATTGGAGGACTGCCTTTTGGCGTACCTCCGCTCAAAATGTTGA
- a CDS encoding recombinase family protein, whose translation MLEMTPQVWNACGYVRLSKEDGDKEESNSVTGQKDLIRDYLSHHPELRECGMKVDDGFTGSNFQRPGFQSMMELVRAKKINCIIVKDLSRFGRDHLEAGEYIERLFPFLGVRFIAINDNYDSMNSHAESDEIIVPFKNLINEAYCRDTSIKIRSQLEIKRQRGDFIGSFAVFGYKKDPGDHHKLVIDEFAADVVRDIFNWKLDGISAIDIATRLTTSGIPTPMDYKLSQGMRYTTAFRIKERSEWSAGMVLRILKNPVYTGVLEQGRVTTPSYRVKRLVQKPRDQWAVVEDCHEPIIDTFDFETAQRVLAMDTRTAEAGQPVDLFSGMVYCGECGGPMIRKTVPSGNKKYVYYVCAAHKNQKSCYAHSLRTEALSDIVLKSLGQHIREVIDLAELLKLADAARLQQAKAAKLRTRIERKQQEIDRCQTLLRSLFESLSDGIIDREDYLEWKKTYQRQRDEAEGQIELLQKEMNMELRPHDWMEHFSRQGSITALDRRLVVSLIERVLIFRDRRVEIVYRWQDEFILQTELVEQALSERRAG comes from the coding sequence ATGCTAGAAATGACACCCCAGGTGTGGAACGCCTGCGGCTATGTTCGCTTGTCCAAGGAGGACGGCGACAAAGAGGAAAGCAACAGCGTCACGGGTCAGAAGGACTTGATTCGGGACTATTTGTCGCACCACCCGGAGCTCCGGGAGTGCGGCATGAAGGTGGACGACGGATTCACAGGCTCCAATTTTCAAAGGCCCGGTTTTCAATCTATGATGGAGCTTGTCAGGGCCAAGAAGATAAACTGCATAATTGTCAAAGATTTATCCAGGTTTGGGCGCGACCACCTGGAGGCAGGAGAGTACATCGAGCGGCTTTTTCCGTTTCTCGGTGTGCGTTTCATCGCCATCAACGACAACTATGACAGTATGAACAGCCACGCTGAATCCGATGAAATTATCGTCCCTTTTAAGAACCTAATAAATGAGGCATACTGCCGGGACACATCCATAAAAATTCGGAGCCAGCTTGAAATCAAACGCCAGCGCGGGGATTTCATTGGCTCCTTTGCCGTTTTCGGCTACAAAAAGGACCCCGGCGATCATCATAAGCTGGTGATTGACGAGTTCGCCGCCGATGTGGTGCGGGATATTTTCAACTGGAAACTGGACGGTATCAGCGCCATTGACATTGCCACCCGGCTGACCACCAGCGGAATCCCCACGCCCATGGATTACAAGCTGTCCCAAGGTATGCGCTATACCACCGCTTTCCGTATAAAGGAGCGCTCAGAGTGGAGCGCCGGAATGGTGCTGCGCATACTCAAAAACCCGGTATATACCGGCGTGTTGGAACAGGGCCGGGTGACAACACCCAGCTACCGTGTAAAACGCCTCGTCCAAAAGCCTCGGGACCAGTGGGCCGTGGTAGAGGATTGCCACGAACCGATTATTGACACATTTGACTTTGAAACTGCCCAGCGCGTCCTCGCCATGGACACCCGCACAGCCGAGGCGGGTCAGCCGGTAGACCTGTTTTCCGGCATGGTATACTGCGGCGAGTGCGGTGGGCCGATGATACGCAAAACAGTCCCTTCCGGGAACAAGAAATATGTGTATTATGTCTGTGCCGCCCACAAGAACCAGAAATCATGTTATGCCCACAGCCTGCGCACTGAGGCACTAAGTGATATTGTGTTAAAGTCGCTTGGGCAGCATATCCGGGAGGTTATCGACCTTGCGGAACTGCTGAAACTAGCCGATGCAGCCCGCTTACAGCAGGCAAAAGCGGCGAAGCTACGAACCAGGATTGAACGGAAACAGCAGGAAATTGACCGCTGCCAAACCCTTCTGCGCTCCCTGTTTGAAAGCCTTTCGGATGGTATCATCGACCGTGAAGATTACCTGGAATGGAAAAAGACCTACCAGCGGCAGAGGGACGAAGCCGAAGGGCAAATTGAGCTATTGCAGAAAGAAATGAATATGGAACTGCGGCCCCATGACTGGATGGAGCATTTCAGCAGACAGGGCAGTATCACCGCTTTGGACCGGCGTTTGGTGGTTTCGCTTATTGAGCGGGTGCTGATTTTCCGCGACCGGCGTGTGGAGATAGTCTACCGTTGGCAGGACGAGTTTATACTACAAACTGAGCTCGTAGAGCAGGCGCTCTCCGAAAGGAGGGCGGGCTGA
- a CDS encoding recombinase family protein yields MARTKRKVNPLVPVAEQAAPLPRIYNVGGYVRLSVEDSGKKDPDTIEVQQEWIEHYIAAQPDMNLCHLYRDNGRTGTNFQRPGFERLMEDVRAGKIDCIVVKDLSRFGRNYIETGNYLEQVFPFLGVRFVAINESFDTLTAERGSDGYIVPLKNIINDAYSKDISRKVSSALAVKQKAGEFIGSWAAYGYRKCAEDKHRVEPNPDTAPVVRDIFMWRLEKMSYNKIASRFW; encoded by the coding sequence ATGGCACGGACAAAGAGAAAAGTCAATCCATTGGTTCCCGTTGCGGAGCAGGCTGCTCCCCTGCCGCGTATTTATAATGTGGGCGGATATGTCCGTCTTTCCGTTGAGGATAGCGGGAAGAAAGACCCCGATACCATTGAAGTCCAGCAAGAGTGGATAGAACACTATATCGCCGCCCAGCCTGATATGAACCTGTGTCACCTCTACCGTGATAACGGACGCACAGGGACAAACTTTCAAAGGCCGGGGTTTGAGCGGTTAATGGAAGATGTGCGCGCCGGGAAAATCGACTGCATTGTGGTAAAAGACCTGTCCAGGTTTGGCAGGAACTATATCGAAACCGGCAACTATCTGGAGCAGGTATTCCCTTTCCTGGGCGTTCGGTTTGTGGCAATCAACGAAAGTTTTGATACCCTAACCGCCGAGCGTGGGAGCGACGGCTACATTGTCCCACTGAAAAATATCATCAACGACGCATACAGCAAGGACATTTCCCGCAAAGTGAGTAGCGCCCTAGCTGTAAAGCAAAAAGCAGGGGAGTTTATCGGTTCCTGGGCGGCATACGGCTACCGCAAATGTGCGGAGGACAAGCACAGAGTGGAGCCGAACCCGGACACTGCACCTGTTGTAAGAGATATTTTCATGTGGCGGTTGGAGAAAATGAGCTATAACAAAATCGCAAGCCGCTTCTGGTAG
- a CDS encoding SLOG family protein has protein sequence MQKKTCCVTGHRDLPQKEINRIKAALRKAIEKAVADGFTCFMSGFAEGVDQYFAEIVLEMQKSNPALELVAVIPYQKRLAILL, from the coding sequence ATGCAGAAAAAGACTTGTTGTGTCACAGGACACAGGGATTTGCCCCAAAAGGAGATCAACCGCATAAAGGCGGCTCTGCGGAAGGCGATCGAGAAGGCGGTCGCTGACGGCTTTACTTGCTTTATGAGCGGCTTTGCCGAAGGCGTGGACCAGTATTTTGCCGAGATCGTGCTGGAAATGCAGAAGTCAAACCCGGCGCTGGAGCTTGTGGCCGTGATCCCCTACCAGAAGCGGCTTGCGATTTTGTTATAG